From the Microbacterium sp. W4I4 genome, one window contains:
- a CDS encoding HIT family protein: MTDSTPADPSSCIFCDIVAGVLPCAKVAEDETTLAFMDIDPGSDGHLLVIPKRHSADLLAIPAEDLTATVLAAQRIAKVIPAQLGADGVNLLNCTGAAAWQTVFHFHVHLIPRYRDRTRDRMELPFEPGSVVDLGMLAQQASLISAGLRG, encoded by the coding sequence ATGACCGACAGCACGCCCGCAGATCCTTCGAGCTGCATCTTCTGCGACATCGTCGCCGGGGTACTGCCCTGCGCCAAGGTCGCCGAGGACGAGACCACGCTCGCCTTCATGGACATCGACCCGGGCTCAGACGGCCATCTGCTCGTCATCCCGAAGCGTCACAGCGCAGATCTCCTCGCCATCCCAGCCGAAGACCTCACCGCGACGGTTCTAGCCGCCCAGCGGATCGCGAAGGTCATTCCTGCGCAGCTCGGAGCCGACGGCGTGAACCTGCTGAACTGCACCGGTGCGGCCGCCTGGCAGACGGTCTTCCACTTCCACGTGCACCTGATCCCTCGCTATCGGGACAGGACGAGAGATCGGATGGAGCTGCCGTTCGAGCCCGGGTCAGTCGTCGATCTGGGGATGCTCGCTCAACAGGCGAGCCTGATTTCTGCGGGTCTGCGAGGCTGA
- a CDS encoding SDR family NAD(P)-dependent oxidoreductase — protein sequence MGKLDGKIAVITGATSGMALAGAKLFVEEGAYVFITGRHQDALDEAVKQIGRNVTGVVADSAKLDDLDHLFETVRQEKGSIDVLWASAGDGGPQKLGEITEEQFDATFSVNARGTLFTVQKALPLFNDNGSIIMTGSNASVRGYPDWAAYAGSKAALPAYARVWVAELRDRRIRVNVLTPGQVSSPMMEKNLDAQMMAVFESVIPRREMGQPEEIASTALFLASADSSYVNGMELVADGGSTVI from the coding sequence GTGGGAAAGCTCGACGGCAAGATCGCAGTGATCACCGGGGCGACGAGCGGAATGGCGCTCGCGGGCGCCAAGCTGTTCGTCGAGGAGGGCGCATACGTCTTCATCACCGGGAGACACCAGGATGCTCTGGACGAGGCCGTGAAGCAGATCGGACGAAACGTGACAGGCGTCGTGGCGGACTCGGCGAAGCTCGATGACCTGGACCACCTGTTCGAGACCGTCCGACAGGAGAAGGGCTCGATCGATGTCCTGTGGGCGAGCGCAGGCGACGGCGGGCCGCAGAAGCTGGGCGAGATCACCGAGGAGCAGTTCGACGCCACGTTCTCGGTGAACGCGCGCGGCACACTGTTCACGGTGCAGAAGGCTCTGCCGCTGTTCAACGACAACGGGTCGATCATCATGACGGGCTCGAACGCCTCCGTCCGGGGCTACCCTGACTGGGCCGCGTACGCCGGCAGCAAGGCGGCGCTTCCTGCGTACGCACGGGTGTGGGTCGCCGAGCTGCGGGACCGCAGGATCCGCGTGAACGTGCTGACCCCGGGCCAGGTCTCCTCCCCCATGATGGAGAAGAACCTGGACGCACAGATGATGGCGGTCTTCGAGTCCGTCATCCCGCGGCGCGAGATGGGCCAGCCGGAGGAGATCGCCAGCACGGCACTCTTCCTCGCCTCAGCCGACTCCAGCTACGTCAACGGCATGGAGCTCGTGGCGGACGGAGGCTCGACCGTGATCTGA
- a CDS encoding NADPH-dependent F420 reductase, with amino-acid sequence MSSITIIGAGNMARGIGRRAIRGGNTVQIISRDQAKAASLAKSLGADVTTGAWGSTPTGDIVFLAVLFASAVPVAEEFGEALAGKIVIDITNPFNATGTGLAVPDDTSVAKLVDEATPASTRVIKGFNTLFSQIVASGEPADVFFAGDDAQAKAQVADLINSLGLRPRDAGDLSMAHWLEGAGLLEMGLARGSLGIGFSLGVNIAEGN; translated from the coding sequence ATGAGCAGCATCACCATCATCGGCGCGGGGAACATGGCCCGCGGCATCGGCCGTCGGGCGATCAGGGGCGGCAACACCGTCCAGATCATCTCGCGGGACCAGGCCAAGGCCGCGTCGCTCGCCAAGAGCCTTGGTGCGGACGTCACGACCGGAGCCTGGGGCTCGACACCGACCGGAGACATCGTCTTCCTCGCGGTGCTGTTCGCCAGTGCCGTCCCGGTCGCCGAGGAGTTCGGCGAGGCCCTCGCGGGCAAGATCGTCATCGACATCACGAACCCGTTCAACGCCACCGGCACCGGCCTGGCCGTGCCGGATGACACCTCGGTCGCGAAGCTCGTCGACGAGGCCACCCCCGCCAGCACCCGAGTGATCAAGGGCTTCAACACCCTGTTCAGCCAGATCGTCGCATCAGGCGAGCCGGCGGACGTGTTCTTCGCCGGTGACGACGCGCAGGCCAAGGCGCAGGTGGCGGATCTGATCAACAGCCTCGGACTCCGCCCGCGCGACGCGGGCGATCTGTCCATGGCGCACTGGCTCGAGGGCGCAGGGCTGCTGGAGATGGGCCTGGCCCGCGGCAGCCTGGGCATCGGCTTCTCGCTGGGCGTCAACATCGCAGAAGGGAACTGA
- a CDS encoding TetR/AcrR family transcriptional regulator, which yields MTISEVRGRPLRRDAQVRYDRLVAAARAEFAARGMDASLERIARDAGVAIGTLYRHFPTRMDLLLAAFEPRLREFLGEAETALQIEDPWDGFVGYLENLFRLQAGDRGFNDFLSRRFPGNAATESIHDEMCLQIEQVLARAQDAGRVRPDITRADIVNLIWFNGRMIDATRIAAPNAWRRQLHIMLDAYRAERAHPLPDPPMTDEQLYDAMVQLNSADQGR from the coding sequence ATGACCATCAGCGAGGTGAGAGGGCGGCCCCTGCGACGCGACGCGCAGGTGCGCTACGACCGACTCGTCGCTGCCGCGCGCGCGGAGTTCGCCGCACGCGGCATGGACGCGTCGCTGGAGAGGATCGCCCGGGATGCCGGCGTCGCGATCGGCACGCTGTACCGCCACTTCCCGACCCGGATGGATCTGCTCCTGGCGGCGTTCGAGCCCCGGCTGCGCGAGTTCCTGGGCGAAGCGGAGACGGCTCTGCAGATCGAGGACCCGTGGGATGGCTTCGTCGGCTATCTGGAGAACCTCTTCCGTCTGCAGGCCGGCGACCGCGGTTTCAACGACTTCCTCTCGCGCCGATTCCCGGGCAACGCCGCGACCGAGAGCATCCACGACGAGATGTGTCTGCAGATCGAGCAGGTGCTCGCTCGCGCCCAGGATGCCGGCCGCGTGCGCCCCGACATCACCCGGGCCGACATCGTGAATCTCATCTGGTTCAACGGCCGGATGATCGATGCCACCAGAATCGCGGCCCCGAACGCGTGGCGACGTCAGCTGCACATCATGCTCGACGCCTATCGGGCCGAGCGCGCACATCCGCTGCCCGACCCGCCCATGACCGACGAGCAGCTCTACGACGCCATGGTGCAGCTCAACTCGGCGGACCAGGGGCGCTGA
- a CDS encoding glycoside hydrolase family 13 protein, which produces MTRKTGSMPTQTLANDDHARSMIAASDLSSAVVYQVYLRSFRDGNGDGIGDLPGLTDSLSEIAVMGCEAIWLNPCYSSPQSDHGYDISDYRSIEPAYGTLDDFDAMVAEAHRLGLRVLMDMVANHCSSQHVWFQEALASTPGSAARERFLFRDGRGADGELEPGNWQSVFGGPAWTRITEPEGTPGQWYLHSFDAQQPDLNWRNAEVRRDFEDVLRFWFDRGVDGFRIDVAHGHIKAIDLPDHPGAEDGTGGHNYAMWDQPEVHEIYRAWRAVADSYDEPKYFVGEIWVPTAESLANYLRPDELHQAFSFDLLVQPWNASRLRLAVESGLRIAKGSPAWTLANHDVHRAVTRYGQEQALEAPLPTDMIAAARRTGEVDVELGTRRARAASALLLALPGSVYLYQGEELGLLEALDLPDHARQDPIWVRSDGAELGRDGCRVPLPWSAEGANLGFSVGETASTPWLPQPDWFASYVRDIQVDDADSMLNLYRRLLENRRALFAPDAPVEWLDAGSDAIAFRRGDATCVVNVSDRALAVPADWGIGALVLATDASTEPDRLAPDSAAWFRISAH; this is translated from the coding sequence GTGACCAGGAAGACCGGATCGATGCCGACCCAGACGCTCGCCAATGACGACCACGCGCGTTCGATGATCGCCGCATCCGATCTGTCCTCGGCGGTGGTCTACCAGGTGTATCTGCGCTCGTTCCGCGACGGCAATGGTGACGGGATCGGCGACCTGCCCGGTCTCACAGACAGCCTCTCTGAGATCGCGGTCATGGGCTGCGAGGCGATCTGGCTCAACCCCTGCTACTCCTCGCCGCAGAGCGACCACGGCTACGACATCTCCGACTACCGTTCGATCGAGCCGGCATACGGCACTCTCGACGATTTCGACGCGATGGTGGCCGAAGCGCATCGACTGGGACTGCGGGTGCTCATGGACATGGTCGCCAACCACTGCTCGTCGCAGCACGTCTGGTTCCAGGAGGCGCTTGCCTCGACCCCGGGCAGCGCGGCACGGGAGCGGTTCCTGTTCCGTGACGGGCGCGGCGCGGACGGTGAGCTCGAGCCCGGCAACTGGCAGAGCGTGTTCGGCGGCCCCGCATGGACCCGCATCACCGAGCCCGAAGGCACTCCAGGGCAGTGGTACCTGCACTCCTTCGACGCTCAGCAGCCGGACCTCAACTGGCGCAACGCCGAGGTGCGCCGCGACTTCGAGGACGTCCTCCGCTTCTGGTTCGACCGGGGGGTGGACGGCTTCCGCATCGACGTCGCGCACGGCCACATCAAGGCCATCGATCTGCCCGATCACCCGGGAGCGGAAGACGGTACCGGCGGGCACAACTACGCGATGTGGGACCAGCCCGAGGTGCACGAGATCTATCGTGCCTGGCGTGCCGTCGCCGACTCCTACGACGAGCCGAAGTACTTCGTCGGCGAGATCTGGGTTCCGACAGCAGAGAGCCTGGCGAACTACTTGCGCCCCGATGAGTTGCATCAGGCATTCAGCTTCGACCTGCTCGTGCAGCCCTGGAACGCCAGCCGGTTGCGCCTGGCCGTCGAATCGGGTCTTCGCATTGCGAAGGGCAGCCCGGCGTGGACGCTGGCAAACCACGACGTGCACCGCGCGGTCACCCGCTACGGGCAGGAACAGGCCCTGGAAGCCCCCCTTCCCACGGACATGATCGCCGCGGCTCGCCGCACCGGAGAGGTGGATGTCGAACTCGGCACACGCCGCGCGCGTGCCGCATCCGCGCTTCTGCTCGCACTGCCAGGAAGCGTCTATCTCTATCAGGGCGAGGAACTCGGACTGCTGGAAGCACTCGATCTGCCCGACCACGCCCGGCAGGACCCGATCTGGGTGCGCTCCGATGGCGCTGAACTCGGCAGGGACGGATGCCGAGTGCCGTTGCCCTGGTCGGCCGAGGGTGCGAACCTCGGATTCAGCGTCGGCGAGACTGCATCCACGCCCTGGCTTCCTCAGCCGGACTGGTTCGCGTCGTACGTCCGTGACATCCAGGTCGACGATGCCGACTCGATGCTGAACCTGTATCGACGCCTGCTCGAGAACCGCCGGGCTCTGTTCGCCCCCGACGCCCCCGTGGAATGGCTCGATGCCGGAAGCGACGCGATCGCCTTCCGACGCGGTGACGCCACCTGCGTCGTCAATGTCAGCGACCGCGCGCTCGCGGTGCCCGCTGATTGGGGGATCGGTGCTCTCGTCCTCGCGACCGACGCGTCGACCGAGCCCGACCGGCTGGCACCCGACAGTGCAGCCTGGTTCCGCATCTCCGCACACTGA
- a CDS encoding ABC transporter substrate-binding protein → MHRKILTLSAAGVAGLLALSGCSASAAPAGTTEVTVWHYWDGTNADAFDAFVKEYNASHDDVKITPSNVPNADFLTKLRASATSRTLPDMAIGDLVWVPQIAQLGTLADLKGRLPADILSDINPALTAFGSIDGKQVSVPVSANNLGYMYNKTLFTEAGLDPETPPTTWEELLDQAKTITAKTGKPGYDLFTQAGDNGEGLTWNFQVNLWQAGGEFLTADNSAAAFNSPEGRKALQFWVDLIDSGTSPYAKWGEFEKGQGGSAQEGSWMVGIWAADSPFEFGAAPAPYPADGKPATNLGGEQAMVFDNSDAEAKAASDFLAWFLEPAQVTKWSEETGMLPVLNSVATGKDYLDWVDSTEPRLLPFVQQMKDAHARPNTPLYPKISMAFAQEIERALAGEASVSDALDAAEKAVNDVIEKG, encoded by the coding sequence ATGCACCGCAAGATCCTCACCCTCAGCGCCGCCGGCGTCGCCGGTCTCCTGGCGCTGTCCGGATGCTCGGCATCCGCAGCCCCGGCCGGCACGACGGAAGTCACCGTGTGGCACTACTGGGACGGTACGAACGCCGATGCCTTCGATGCATTCGTCAAGGAATACAACGCCTCGCATGATGACGTGAAGATCACGCCGTCGAACGTGCCGAACGCGGACTTCCTCACCAAGCTGCGCGCCTCGGCGACCTCTCGCACCCTGCCGGACATGGCGATCGGCGACCTGGTCTGGGTCCCGCAGATCGCCCAGCTGGGCACTCTCGCAGATCTCAAGGGCCGCCTCCCCGCGGACATCCTGTCCGACATCAATCCGGCCCTGACCGCGTTCGGCTCCATCGACGGCAAGCAGGTCTCGGTGCCCGTCTCTGCCAACAACCTCGGCTATATGTACAACAAGACGCTGTTCACCGAGGCAGGTCTCGATCCGGAGACCCCGCCGACCACATGGGAGGAGCTTCTCGACCAGGCGAAGACCATCACCGCGAAGACCGGCAAGCCCGGATACGACCTCTTCACCCAGGCCGGCGACAACGGCGAGGGCCTGACCTGGAACTTCCAAGTGAACCTCTGGCAGGCGGGCGGCGAGTTCCTCACGGCCGACAACTCGGCCGCAGCTTTCAACTCGCCCGAAGGGCGGAAGGCGCTGCAGTTCTGGGTGGACCTGATCGACTCGGGCACCAGCCCCTACGCGAAGTGGGGAGAATTCGAGAAGGGCCAGGGCGGATCCGCGCAAGAGGGCTCCTGGATGGTCGGAATCTGGGCCGCCGACTCGCCCTTCGAGTTCGGTGCAGCTCCCGCGCCCTACCCCGCGGACGGCAAGCCCGCCACGAACCTCGGTGGCGAGCAGGCGATGGTGTTCGACAACTCGGATGCTGAGGCGAAGGCGGCATCGGACTTCCTGGCCTGGTTCCTCGAGCCCGCTCAGGTGACGAAGTGGAGCGAGGAGACCGGCATGCTGCCCGTCCTCAACTCCGTAGCCACCGGGAAGGACTACCTCGACTGGGTCGACTCCACCGAGCCTCGCCTGCTGCCGTTCGTGCAGCAGATGAAGGACGCGCACGCCCGACCCAACACTCCGCTGTACCCCAAGATCTCCATGGCCTTCGCGCAGGAGATCGAGAGGGCCCTGGCTGGCGAAGCGAGCGTCTCCGATGCGCTCGACGCCGCGGAGAAGGCCGTGAACGACGTGATCGAAAAGGGCTGA
- a CDS encoding carbohydrate ABC transporter permease has protein sequence MTATPVVTGRRPRRWEREQILTAALFLAPALIVLGVFVLYPIGNAAYLSLTSWNGFAPVKEFVGFDNYVRLAQDPEFWNSLLVTVVYAAGICVFSVASGLAVALLLDAPLRGRGFYRGIYFLPAVTSSVAAAIVWKYMLDPAGFVNSVLAQVGITGPDWLQDRWFALASLTMLTVWKNIGLNAVLYLTALQALPQGVYEAAQLDGASFWQRLRFMTIPLLAPMTFFVVVQALITSFQAFDLVYVLTGGGPRGGTDVLGMFMYRTAFRLGEFGYGTAIAFVTLLLVLGVTLVQWRASGSGKADR, from the coding sequence ATGACCGCCACCCCCGTCGTGACCGGGCGTCGACCGCGTCGCTGGGAACGAGAGCAGATCCTTACGGCTGCCCTCTTCCTGGCGCCGGCGCTGATCGTCCTCGGCGTCTTCGTCCTGTACCCGATCGGCAACGCCGCGTATCTCAGCCTCACGTCGTGGAACGGCTTCGCTCCGGTGAAGGAGTTCGTGGGGTTCGACAACTACGTCCGGCTGGCGCAGGATCCGGAGTTCTGGAACAGTCTCCTGGTCACGGTCGTGTACGCGGCCGGGATATGCGTGTTCTCGGTCGCTTCGGGGCTGGCCGTGGCGCTGCTTTTGGACGCGCCGCTGCGCGGACGCGGGTTCTATCGGGGGATCTACTTCCTGCCGGCAGTGACGTCATCGGTGGCGGCCGCGATCGTGTGGAAGTACATGCTCGATCCGGCGGGGTTCGTCAACTCCGTGCTCGCGCAGGTGGGGATCACCGGTCCTGACTGGCTTCAGGACCGGTGGTTCGCCCTCGCCTCACTGACGATGCTGACGGTCTGGAAGAACATCGGCCTCAACGCGGTGCTCTATCTGACGGCTCTGCAGGCGCTCCCCCAGGGCGTATATGAAGCCGCGCAGCTCGACGGAGCATCCTTCTGGCAGCGCCTGCGGTTCATGACGATCCCGTTGCTCGCCCCGATGACGTTCTTCGTCGTCGTGCAGGCGCTGATCACAAGCTTCCAGGCGTTCGACCTCGTCTATGTGCTGACCGGCGGCGGCCCGCGCGGCGGCACAGATGTGCTCGGCATGTTCATGTACCGCACGGCATTCCGGCTCGGCGAGTTCGGCTACGGGACAGCGATCGCCTTCGTCACTCTGCTGCTGGTGCTGGGCGTCACCCTCGTCCAATGGAGGGCCAGCGGCTCAGGAAAGGCCGATCGATGA
- a CDS encoding carbohydrate ABC transporter permease — protein sequence MRQSPMMRLGRHAILLVGSLAVVLPFLWMFTTSLQSRAETYTNTSIIPTSWHWENYVHAWEAAPFGQYYISSVIMAVGIVSGHLVLDALAAYAFARLDFPGRNTIFMILLAALMVPTFVTIIPAYTIVADLGWIDSFAGLIVPRLADVFGIILLRQYFASIPQEIEDAARIDGCSRVGTFFRIIVPLSTPAFATLAIFSFLFAWNDFLWPLLVTNTDEVRTIQIGLASFVGRYGTSWNYLMAGTLTATVPSIIVFLFFQRALVRGIATTGLKD from the coding sequence ATGAGACAGTCGCCAATGATGCGGCTCGGCCGTCACGCCATCCTGCTGGTCGGCTCGCTCGCTGTCGTACTGCCATTCCTCTGGATGTTCACGACATCGCTGCAGTCGCGTGCGGAGACGTACACGAACACGTCGATCATCCCGACCTCTTGGCATTGGGAGAACTACGTGCACGCCTGGGAGGCGGCGCCGTTCGGCCAGTACTACATCAGCAGTGTGATCATGGCGGTCGGGATCGTCTCCGGCCATCTTGTGCTCGACGCGTTGGCCGCCTACGCCTTCGCCAGACTGGACTTCCCGGGACGCAACACGATCTTCATGATCCTGCTCGCCGCGCTGATGGTCCCGACGTTCGTCACCATCATCCCCGCGTACACGATCGTCGCCGACCTCGGCTGGATCGACAGCTTTGCGGGCTTGATCGTGCCGCGACTGGCAGATGTATTCGGCATCATCCTGCTGCGTCAGTACTTCGCCTCGATCCCCCAGGAGATCGAGGATGCAGCCCGCATCGACGGATGCAGCCGCGTCGGCACCTTCTTCCGGATCATCGTTCCGCTGTCGACGCCCGCATTCGCGACGCTCGCGATCTTCAGCTTCCTCTTCGCCTGGAACGACTTCCTCTGGCCGCTGCTGGTGACCAATACCGACGAGGTGCGCACCATCCAGATCGGTCTGGCATCGTTCGTCGGCCGCTACGGCACGAGCTGGAACTATCTGATGGCTGGAACTCTGACAGCCACAGTGCCCAGCATCATCGTCTTCCTCTTCTTCCAGCGCGCCCTCGTGCGCGGAATCGCCACCACCGGACTGAAGGACTGA
- a CDS encoding glycoside hydrolase family 13 protein, with product MGAPDWLADAVFYQIFPERFANGDPSLNPPDVVPWDSEPTRDNFLGGDLQGIIDHLDHIVEVGANALYLTPIFEARTNHRYDASDYFRVDHRLGDLDTFRRLVEECHSRGVRIVLDAVLNHCGDGHWAFEDVVKNEADSKYVNWFSFEQFPVSPHPVPNYRTCSGCYYLPKWNAYNPEVRAHHFDVARHWIEQGIDGWRLDVPYFINDNFWRQFRDVVKPMGEDLYIVAEEWREPEQWLQGDLADGTMNYTLRDLVLGFTADGTIDAKAFATGMNILSARIPDGYHHGMLNLLGSHDTERLLTRHHGDQARALLAYTLMYSAQGAPMVYYGDEIGMTGENDPGCRAGMVWDERRWTRSLLDGVRELGALRRRNPSLRRGDQKVVALDADTVLIMRTFEGDMTSVIVHRGSGVSLGPDAHPIITEPIRVAANSHVVVGAS from the coding sequence ATGGGTGCGCCCGACTGGCTCGCAGATGCCGTCTTTTACCAGATCTTCCCTGAGCGCTTCGCGAACGGAGACCCGTCGCTGAATCCGCCCGATGTCGTACCGTGGGACTCCGAGCCGACGCGAGACAACTTCCTAGGCGGTGACCTGCAGGGCATCATCGACCACCTGGATCACATCGTGGAGGTCGGGGCCAATGCCCTCTACCTGACGCCGATCTTCGAGGCGCGCACGAATCATCGTTACGACGCCAGTGACTACTTCCGCGTCGACCACCGCCTGGGGGACCTGGACACCTTCCGACGCCTGGTCGAGGAGTGCCACTCACGCGGTGTTCGCATCGTGCTCGACGCGGTGCTCAATCACTGCGGCGACGGGCATTGGGCGTTCGAGGATGTCGTGAAGAACGAGGCGGACTCGAAGTACGTGAACTGGTTCTCGTTCGAGCAGTTCCCGGTCTCTCCGCATCCCGTTCCCAACTACCGCACCTGCTCGGGCTGCTACTACCTCCCGAAGTGGAACGCGTACAACCCCGAGGTGCGCGCGCATCATTTCGACGTCGCCCGCCACTGGATCGAACAGGGCATCGATGGGTGGCGACTGGATGTGCCCTACTTCATCAATGACAACTTCTGGCGTCAGTTCCGCGACGTGGTCAAGCCCATGGGGGAGGACCTCTACATCGTGGCCGAGGAATGGCGCGAGCCCGAGCAGTGGCTGCAGGGTGATCTTGCGGACGGCACCATGAACTACACGTTGCGCGACCTGGTGCTGGGCTTCACCGCCGACGGCACCATCGACGCCAAAGCGTTCGCCACAGGCATGAACATCCTGAGCGCGCGCATCCCCGACGGCTACCACCACGGCATGCTCAACCTGCTCGGCAGTCACGACACGGAGCGTCTGCTCACCCGTCACCATGGCGACCAGGCGCGCGCGCTGCTCGCCTACACGTTGATGTACTCGGCGCAGGGCGCGCCGATGGTCTACTACGGCGACGAGATCGGCATGACCGGCGAGAACGATCCCGGATGCCGTGCGGGAATGGTCTGGGATGAGCGGCGCTGGACTCGTTCACTGCTCGACGGCGTGCGCGAACTCGGTGCCCTGCGCAGGCGGAATCCGAGTCTGCGTCGAGGGGATCAGAAGGTCGTCGCGCTCGACGCCGATACAGTGCTGATCATGAGAACCTTCGAGGGCGACATGACCAGTGTGATCGTCCATCGAGGTTCGGGCGTTAGCCTCGGGCCCGATGCCCATCCGATCATCACCGAGCCCATCCGCGTGGCCGCGAACAGCCACGTGGTCGTCGGAGCGAGCTGA
- a CDS encoding LacI family DNA-binding transcriptional regulator, translated as MAVRRATMKDVAERANVSKSAVSLAFNDSKKLSESTLQKIMQAADDLGFAQDPAARMLRTRRTNSLGLLLPQQIDKVLENPYYSQFLQGVGQTCQQEGFTLLLAPPLRGSMLKTIPYAAVDGFIVNGLEYDRGEVTALRQRGIPFVLVDSEWHEGVPSVEIDDSEGIAEIVEHLGSLGHRRFAFVAFETGIEGGHENWRGPVLRRMEGAIRGLATIGLTPESEGISILEVPCTRVGGTLAFKELWEQDVHPTAIVTFSDVIAYGVLDAAREAGVRVPEDVSVSGFDDLVDSSWTTPTLTTIRQPITTKGRLAAQYLVESIAGGTHAGPHRQRLSTALLLRDSTAAAPTGQQASA; from the coding sequence ATGGCGGTGCGGCGCGCGACGATGAAGGACGTCGCTGAACGCGCGAATGTCTCGAAATCAGCGGTCTCTCTCGCCTTCAACGACTCCAAGAAGCTGTCCGAGTCGACCCTGCAGAAGATCATGCAGGCAGCGGATGACCTTGGTTTCGCACAGGACCCAGCGGCGCGCATGCTGCGTACCCGCCGCACCAACAGCCTCGGCCTCCTGCTGCCCCAGCAGATCGACAAGGTGTTGGAGAATCCCTACTACTCGCAATTCCTGCAGGGGGTGGGGCAGACCTGTCAGCAGGAGGGCTTCACGCTTCTGCTGGCGCCTCCGCTTCGTGGCTCGATGCTGAAGACCATTCCGTATGCCGCGGTGGATGGCTTCATCGTGAACGGACTCGAATACGACCGCGGCGAAGTGACCGCGCTGCGTCAGCGGGGCATCCCGTTCGTGCTCGTCGACAGCGAGTGGCACGAAGGCGTCCCCAGCGTCGAGATCGATGACAGCGAGGGCATCGCCGAGATCGTCGAGCATCTCGGCAGCCTGGGGCATCGCAGGTTCGCCTTCGTGGCGTTCGAGACCGGCATCGAGGGCGGCCATGAGAATTGGCGCGGACCCGTTCTGCGACGGATGGAGGGCGCGATCCGAGGGTTGGCGACCATCGGGCTCACACCCGAGAGCGAAGGAATCAGCATTCTCGAAGTGCCCTGCACTCGTGTGGGCGGCACGCTCGCTTTCAAGGAGCTGTGGGAGCAGGACGTTCACCCGACGGCGATCGTCACGTTCAGTGATGTCATCGCCTACGGCGTTCTGGATGCTGCGCGTGAGGCAGGGGTGCGCGTTCCCGAGGATGTCTCCGTCTCGGGTTTCGATGACCTGGTTGACTCATCCTGGACGACGCCGACGCTCACGACCATCCGGCAGCCCATCACGACCAAGGGCAGACTTGCAGCCCAATACCTGGTCGAGTCGATCGCGGGCGGTACACACGCCGGGCCGCACCGGCAGAGGCTGAGTACGGCGCTGCTCTTGAGGGACTCGACTGCGGCGGCACCCACCGGCCAGCAGGCGTCCGCCTAA
- a CDS encoding dihydrofolate reductase family protein, translated as MRRLTIDFIISLDGYGAAEGWPGWWGMEGPEYLGWLDGLPEKDDPILMGATTYRLMSAFSADQAEGVDALDSVPKYVFSSTLEEPLSWSNTTLVRDDAVEFVRELKETSDHDLRTLGSVSLCRALLTSGLADRYRVVIFPVITGATGQERIFDAYPDVRLDLIESRTFDGRSQLLEYVPTVLETPPSARAGSESP; from the coding sequence ATGCGGAGACTGACGATCGATTTCATCATCTCGCTCGACGGGTATGGCGCGGCCGAGGGCTGGCCCGGCTGGTGGGGGATGGAGGGCCCGGAGTACCTAGGGTGGCTGGACGGCTTGCCCGAGAAGGACGACCCGATCCTCATGGGCGCGACGACGTATCGGCTGATGTCGGCGTTCTCCGCAGATCAGGCCGAGGGGGTGGATGCGCTCGACAGCGTGCCGAAATACGTGTTCTCGTCGACCCTCGAGGAGCCGCTGAGCTGGTCGAACACGACGCTCGTCCGCGATGATGCCGTGGAGTTCGTGCGGGAGCTGAAGGAGACGTCGGATCATGATCTGCGCACGCTGGGGAGCGTCTCCCTGTGCCGCGCGCTGCTGACCTCCGGACTGGCCGACCGCTACCGGGTCGTCATCTTCCCCGTGATCACCGGCGCCACCGGGCAGGAGCGGATCTTCGATGCGTATCCCGACGTGCGCCTCGACCTCATCGAATCGCGCACCTTCGACGGTCGCAGCCAGCTGCTCGAATACGTGCCCACCGTGCTGGAAACGCCACCGTCCGCGAGAGCAGGTAGCGAGTCCCCGTGA